One genomic region from Thermococcus sp. encodes:
- a CDS encoding 30S ribosomal protein S4, with translation MGDPKRQRKMYETPSHPWIKERLDRERVLMKKYALKNKKELWRHETQLKEFRRRARRLLAARGKQAEIERDQLLQRLSRLGLLPADAMLDDVLSLALEDVLDRRLQTIVFKRGLARTIGQARQLIVHGHIEVNGQVIRSPGYLVLKEEEGVITYSRNSPFAKESHPERMVIEQAKQGGEA, from the coding sequence ATGGGAGACCCCAAGAGACAGAGAAAGATGTATGAGACTCCATCTCACCCGTGGATCAAGGAGAGGCTCGACCGTGAGAGAGTCCTCATGAAGAAGTATGCCCTCAAGAACAAGAAGGAGCTCTGGAGACACGAGACCCAGCTCAAGGAGTTCAGGAGAAGGGCTAGGAGACTCCTCGCCGCCCGTGGAAAGCAAGCTGAGATTGAGAGAGATCAGCTACTTCAGAGGCTCAGCAGACTTGGCCTCCTTCCTGCAGATGCGATGCTTGATGACGTTCTCTCGCTTGCCCTTGAGGACGTCCTTGATAGACGCCTCCAGACGATAGTCTTCAAGAGGGGCCTTGCTAGGACCATCGGGCAGGCTAGGCAGCTCATCGTCCATGGCCACATTGAGGTAAACGGTCAGGTTATCCGCTCTCCAGGTTATCTTGTCCTCAAAGAGGAGGAAGGGGTCATAACCTACTCGAGAAACTCTCCCTTTGCCAAGGAGAGCCACCCCGAGAGGATGGTTATTGAACAGGCCAAACAGGGTGGTGAAGCATGA
- a CDS encoding 30S ribosomal protein S11 translates to MSEEVQQVNLKRKEKWGVAHIYSSYNNTVIHITDLTGAETVSRWSGGMVVKADRDEPSPYAAMIAARRAAEEAMEKGFTGVHIKVRAPGGSKSKSPGPGAQAAIRALARAGLRIGRVEDATPIPHDGTRPKGGRRGRRV, encoded by the coding sequence ATGAGTGAGGAAGTTCAGCAGGTTAACCTCAAAAGGAAGGAGAAGTGGGGAGTTGCCCACATCTACTCCTCCTACAACAACACCGTCATCCACATCACCGACCTCACCGGGGCCGAGACGGTCAGCAGGTGGAGTGGTGGTATGGTAGTCAAGGCTGATAGGGACGAGCCTTCCCCATACGCGGCTATGATAGCCGCCAGGAGGGCCGCTGAGGAGGCCATGGAGAAGGGCTTTACCGGCGTTCACATCAAGGTTCGCGCCCCAGGAGGAAGCAAGAGCAAAAGTCCCGGTCCGGGTGCTCAGGCCGCAATACGTGCCCTCGCCAGGGCGGGCCTCAGGATAGGAAGGGTTGAAGATGCCACTCCCATTCCGCACGACGGTACCAGACCGAAGGGCGGGAGAAGGGGCAGGCGTGTCTGA
- a CDS encoding DNA-directed RNA polymerase subunit D gives MEPKFRILERRDDSIKFIVEGIDVPFANALRRTILADVPTFAVDEVEFFENGSALFDEIIAHRIGMIPLTTPIERFSLDALELDDYIVTLSLEVEGPGMVYSGDLKSSDAGVRPANEDIPIVKLAEGQKLTLNAYAKLGRGKDHAKWQPGFVYYKYLTEIHVSKEVPGWEELKVLAERRGLPIEETGEELVVTTTKAFYLPGKFDEYTGDKIREEVIPGSFVFTVETNGELPVEEIVTTALKILMRKSDRFINELHKLAD, from the coding sequence ATGGAGCCAAAATTCCGGATTCTTGAGAGAAGAGATGACTCGATTAAGTTCATCGTCGAGGGCATCGACGTTCCCTTTGCCAACGCCCTCAGGAGAACCATCCTCGCAGACGTTCCTACCTTTGCCGTTGACGAGGTCGAGTTCTTTGAGAACGGTTCTGCTCTCTTCGATGAGATAATCGCCCACAGGATAGGAATGATTCCACTCACCACTCCCATTGAGAGGTTTTCGCTTGATGCACTTGAACTCGATGATTACATCGTTACCCTCTCTCTGGAGGTTGAGGGTCCTGGGATGGTGTACTCCGGCGACTTGAAGAGCAGCGATGCAGGTGTAAGGCCAGCCAATGAGGACATCCCGATAGTAAAGCTCGCCGAGGGACAGAAGCTTACACTCAACGCCTACGCAAAGCTCGGCCGAGGAAAAGATCACGCCAAGTGGCAGCCCGGCTTCGTATACTACAAATACCTCACGGAGATACACGTGAGCAAGGAAGTTCCGGGCTGGGAGGAACTCAAGGTCCTCGCCGAAAGACGCGGTCTGCCAATTGAGGAAACCGGAGAGGAGTTGGTCGTAACTACCACCAAGGCCTTCTACCTGCCGGGGAAGTTTGACGAGTACACCGGTGATAAGATACGTGAAGAGGTAATCCCCGGTTCGTTCGTCTTTACCGTGGAAACCAATGGTGAACTTCCCGTTGAGGAAATAGTGACCACAGCCCTTAAAATCCTTATGAGAAAGAGCGATAGATTTATAAACGAGCTTCATAAACTAGCCGACTGA
- a CDS encoding 50S ribosomal protein L18e, producing the protein MVKRTGPTDINLRRLIRYLRKKSNEEGVKIWKDIAWRLERPRRQRAEVNVSKINRYTKEGDTIIVPGSVLGAGKLEHKATVAAWKFSETAKRKILDAGGEVLTIEELIERNPKGIGVVIME; encoded by the coding sequence ATGGTTAAGAGAACCGGACCCACTGACATCAACCTGAGGAGGCTCATCCGCTACCTCAGAAAGAAGTCGAACGAGGAGGGCGTCAAGATATGGAAGGACATAGCCTGGCGCCTTGAGAGACCTAGGAGGCAGAGGGCTGAAGTAAACGTCAGCAAGATCAACCGCTACACCAAGGAGGGAGACACCATCATCGTTCCAGGAAGCGTCCTTGGTGCGGGCAAGCTCGAGCACAAGGCCACCGTTGCCGCTTGGAAGTTCAGTGAGACAGCCAAGAGAAAGATATTAGATGCCGGTGGAGAGGTCCTCACCATTGAGGAGCTCATCGAGAGAAATCCCAAGGGTATTGGAGTAGTTATAATGGAGTGA
- the rplM gene encoding 50S ribosomal protein L13, giving the protein MRIINAEGLILGRLASKVAKMLLEGEEIVIVNADKAIITGNREDIFAKYKQRTGLKTRSNPRRGPFYPKRSDEIVRRTIRGMLPWKTDRGRKAYRRLKVYAGIPREFQDGAFETIIEADASRIATPKYVTVGEIAKFLGGKF; this is encoded by the coding sequence ATGAGGATTATCAATGCTGAAGGACTTATCCTTGGAAGGCTCGCCTCGAAGGTCGCCAAGATGCTCCTCGAGGGCGAGGAGATAGTCATAGTCAACGCTGACAAGGCCATCATCACCGGCAACAGGGAGGACATCTTTGCCAAGTACAAGCAAAGGACCGGACTTAAGACTAGGAGCAATCCAAGAAGGGGGCCGTTCTATCCAAAGAGGAGCGACGAGATAGTCAGAAGAACCATTAGGGGAATGCTTCCTTGGAAGACCGACCGTGGCAGGAAGGCCTACAGGAGGCTTAAGGTCTACGCGGGAATCCCAAGGGAGTTCCAGGATGGAGCGTTCGAGACGATAATTGAGGCAGATGCCTCGCGGATTGCTACCCCTAAGTACGTCACCGTTGGAGAGATTGCCAAGTTCCTCGGTGGAAAGTTCTGA
- a CDS encoding 30S ribosomal protein S9: MRVIQTAGKRKTAIARATIREGKGRIRINHRPVEVIEPEIARFTIMEPLVLAGEEIVGKVDIDVSVEGGGFMGQAEAARVAIARALVEWTNDMNLKEKFMKYDRTMLVGDSRRTEPHKPNRSTKGPRAKRQKSYR, encoded by the coding sequence ATGAGGGTCATCCAGACTGCTGGTAAGAGAAAGACGGCCATCGCGAGGGCCACCATCCGAGAAGGAAAGGGTAGGATAAGGATCAACCACAGGCCGGTTGAGGTAATCGAGCCAGAAATTGCTCGCTTCACCATTATGGAGCCGCTCGTCCTTGCCGGCGAGGAGATTGTGGGCAAGGTTGACATCGACGTAAGCGTTGAAGGCGGCGGCTTCATGGGGCAGGCCGAGGCCGCGCGCGTTGCCATAGCTAGGGCTTTAGTTGAGTGGACCAACGACATGAACCTGAAGGAAAAGTTTATGAAGTACGACAGAACCATGCTCGTTGGGGACAGCAGGAGAACCGAGCCCCATAAGCCCAACCGCTCAACCAAGGGTCCCAGGGCCAAGAGGCAGAAGTCATACCGCTGA
- a CDS encoding DNA-directed RNA polymerase subunit N, with amino-acid sequence MIVPVRCFTCGRVIGDKYYEFKARVEKGEDPEKVLDDLGVERYCCRRTLLSHVELIDQVMSYRVY; translated from the coding sequence GTGATAGTCCCCGTCAGGTGCTTTACCTGTGGAAGGGTTATAGGAGACAAATACTACGAGTTTAAGGCTAGGGTCGAGAAGGGTGAGGACCCTGAGAAGGTGCTCGACGACCTCGGCGTTGAGAGGTACTGTTGCAGGAGAACCCTGCTGAGCCATGTCGAGCTGATTGACCAGGTAATGTCGTACAGGGTGTACTGA
- a CDS encoding DNA-directed RNA polymerase subunit K, whose protein sequence is MFEYTRFEKARIIGARALQIAMGAPALIDVPEGITPLEAALLEFRKGIIPLTVIRPS, encoded by the coding sequence GTGTTTGAGTATACCCGCTTTGAAAAGGCCCGCATTATAGGGGCTAGGGCACTCCAGATAGCGATGGGAGCGCCAGCCCTCATAGACGTCCCGGAAGGGATCACGCCGCTTGAAGCTGCTCTGCTCGAGTTCAGGAAGGGTATAATACCTCTCACCGTAATAAGGCCGAGCTGA
- the rpsB gene encoding 30S ribosomal protein S2 yields MEEYLVPLDQYLAAGVHIGTQQKTQDMKKFIYRVRQDGLYVLDVRKTDERLRVAGRFLARFDPENILAVSVRLYGQKPVKKFGEVTGARAIPGRFLPGTMTNPQVKKFVEPDVLIVTDPRADHQAMKEAIEIGIPIVALVDTENFLSYVDLAIPTNNKGRKALALIYWILAREVLYNRKGIGSREDFKVPVEDFEMRIIRT; encoded by the coding sequence ATGGAGGAATACCTTGTTCCACTCGACCAGTACCTTGCAGCGGGTGTCCATATAGGCACCCAGCAGAAAACCCAGGACATGAAGAAGTTTATCTACCGTGTCAGGCAGGACGGCCTCTACGTCCTCGACGTGAGGAAGACCGATGAGAGGCTTAGGGTCGCCGGCAGATTCCTCGCCAGGTTTGACCCAGAGAACATCCTAGCCGTGAGTGTCAGGCTCTACGGTCAGAAGCCCGTCAAGAAGTTCGGTGAGGTCACCGGTGCCCGCGCCATACCGGGCCGTTTCCTCCCGGGAACCATGACTAACCCCCAGGTTAAGAAGTTCGTTGAACCTGACGTTCTCATCGTCACCGATCCGAGGGCGGACCACCAGGCCATGAAGGAGGCCATCGAGATTGGCATCCCAATAGTTGCCCTAGTTGACACCGAGAACTTCCTGAGCTACGTTGACCTTGCCATCCCCACCAACAACAAGGGAAGGAAAGCTTTGGCTCTTATCTACTGGATCCTCGCGAGGGAGGTCCTTTACAACAGGAAGGGGATCGGGAGCAGGGAGGACTTCAAGGTTCCGGTTGAGGACTTTGAGATGAGGATCATTAGGACTTGA
- a CDS encoding 50S ribosomal protein L40e, whose amino-acid sequence MARFPEAEARIFRKYVCMRCGATNPWKAKKCRKCGYKGLRPKAKEPRGGMGR is encoded by the coding sequence ATGGCGAGATTCCCTGAGGCTGAGGCCAGAATCTTCAGGAAGTACGTTTGCATGCGCTGCGGCGCCACCAATCCGTGGAAGGCCAAGAAGTGCAGGAAGTGCGGCTACAAGGGCCTTCGCCCGAAGGCAAAGGAACCGCGCGGTGGAATGGGACGCTGA
- a CDS encoding PadR family transcriptional regulator, protein MTTPMERLRNKITKEVLWLYILRLLKERPMYAYELKERIREAFEFEPATVSSYVVLYKLEKEGYVTAEWQESHTGKPSRKYYILTPEGEKLLQEGVKFLEEMVSKLKGE, encoded by the coding sequence ATGACGACCCCTATGGAGAGGCTCCGGAACAAGATAACCAAGGAAGTACTGTGGCTTTACATTCTGAGGCTTCTAAAGGAGAGGCCAATGTACGCCTACGAGCTTAAGGAGAGGATAAGGGAGGCGTTTGAGTTTGAACCTGCCACCGTTAGCTCCTATGTCGTTCTGTACAAGCTTGAGAAAGAGGGCTATGTGACTGCGGAATGGCAAGAGAGTCACACTGGGAAGCCCTCAAGGAAGTACTACATCCTCACGCCGGAAGGGGAAAAACTCCTTCAAGAGGGTGTTAAGTTCCTCGAGGAAATGGTCTCCAAGCTGAAAGGCGAATGA
- a CDS encoding FUN14 domain-containing protein, which produces MQFDVNTMMGDVGVGAVVGFVTGYAIKKVMKLTLALIGAYVASLFWLQQKGVIVIDKDKLFNLVGQWSQEILTAGEKVIGLLPGTTAFLGGFILGFHKG; this is translated from the coding sequence ATGCAGTTCGACGTTAACACCATGATGGGCGACGTGGGTGTAGGTGCGGTGGTGGGCTTTGTTACTGGCTACGCCATAAAGAAGGTGATGAAGCTGACGCTGGCTCTCATTGGAGCCTACGTTGCAAGCCTCTTCTGGCTCCAGCAGAAGGGAGTTATAGTGATAGACAAGGATAAGCTCTTTAACCTCGTTGGGCAGTGGAGTCAGGAGATACTAACAGCAGGAGAGAAGGTAATAGGCCTCCTCCCTGGGACGACGGCTTTCCTTGGCGGGTTCATCCTTGGCTTCCACAAAGGTTAA
- a CDS encoding MATE family efflux transporter — MSYERKVLVHHSLASIVALGITGLARLLYSVIIARRFGVETLGLANALISQAFFLAIPLSFFAVAVSKYSAEFLGRNSGESIRAITLPAFLLPFAGLILLPFNVYIAMLAVFRGVQLTLRGFLYGIHRGEHYAYIISLAFLGFLVGFLLPNALAPYILFLGIISALAWAYLLRFRLISRPRGKELRLITSYSTFAFLGTLSGVFLIQGPYFMSERLSNAEVAGMVSAVLSTVFLLTYLPQVLQSAIMPLFSYKHGKNEREYIRRLADESTLFLILVTSATVFVLMLFGRELLSLVFDFRIGPSLYIALMAVEVYIAYNPSIVALNSTSYVKHATAVSLAGASVALISWFLLIPAFGDVGVMIGLFLAYASILVGVAWLSNRLLQVSPRVYEPLAVSLLLQVAVFVSKSVLLAGFIVFLVYERKNLLRIISSLGT, encoded by the coding sequence ATGAGCTATGAGAGGAAGGTTCTGGTTCATCATTCCCTTGCTTCCATAGTTGCCCTTGGAATTACTGGGCTTGCCAGGCTTCTCTATAGTGTTATCATAGCTCGCAGGTTCGGCGTTGAAACTCTTGGCCTTGCCAACGCCCTTATCTCCCAAGCATTCTTCCTTGCAATTCCCCTCAGTTTCTTTGCAGTTGCCGTTAGTAAGTACTCCGCAGAGTTTCTGGGCAGAAATAGTGGGGAATCCATCAGGGCTATCACCCTTCCCGCGTTCCTCCTCCCCTTCGCCGGTTTGATACTCCTTCCATTCAACGTTTACATTGCTATGCTGGCGGTGTTCAGAGGGGTACAACTTACCCTCAGGGGCTTTCTCTATGGAATTCACCGGGGGGAGCACTATGCGTATATAATATCCCTTGCCTTTCTCGGCTTTTTGGTGGGTTTTCTTCTGCCGAACGCCCTAGCACCTTACATCCTCTTCCTCGGGATTATATCCGCCCTAGCGTGGGCTTACCTTCTCCGCTTTCGGCTCATCAGCCGCCCTCGCGGGAAGGAGCTTCGGCTCATAACATCCTACTCTACTTTTGCGTTCCTCGGCACTCTTTCGGGTGTTTTTCTCATCCAGGGTCCTTACTTCATGAGCGAGCGACTCTCCAACGCTGAAGTTGCAGGAATGGTCTCCGCGGTTCTCTCCACGGTGTTTTTGCTTACATATCTTCCCCAGGTTCTTCAGTCTGCCATAATGCCCCTCTTTTCTTACAAGCATGGGAAGAACGAACGGGAGTACATAAGGCGCCTGGCGGATGAGAGTACCCTCTTTCTCATTCTTGTTACCTCTGCAACCGTTTTTGTCCTCATGCTCTTTGGTAGAGAGCTTCTCTCGCTCGTCTTTGACTTTAGAATAGGCCCCTCACTTTACATTGCCCTCATGGCGGTTGAGGTTTACATAGCCTACAACCCGAGCATAGTGGCCTTGAACTCCACGTCCTACGTTAAGCATGCCACCGCGGTTTCCCTCGCCGGCGCCAGCGTGGCTCTAATCTCGTGGTTTCTCCTCATACCTGCCTTTGGGGACGTTGGGGTCATGATTGGCCTGTTCCTAGCTTACGCCTCCATCTTGGTCGGCGTTGCGTGGCTGTCCAACAGGCTCCTACAGGTTTCCCCCAGGGTTTATGAACCTTTGGCAGTCTCCCTTCTCCTCCAGGTGGCGGTTTTCGTCTCAAAATCCGTGCTCCTCGCAGGTTTTATTGTGTTCCTCGTCTATGAGAGGAAAAACCTTTTGAGAATAATCTCATCCCTCGGGACTTGA
- a CDS encoding glycosyltransferase family 2 protein, whose protein sequence is MRVSIVIPTYNERDNLEELFERISNAMKGYDYEIIVVDDDSPDRTWEFAQKLSERYPVKAIRRMDEKGLSSAVIRGFKEASGDVFVVMDADLQHPPEKIPELVEAIEKGADIAIASRYIPGGAVKNWYWYRKLISKGAIMIGRLALPKIRDVKDPVSGFFAIKMGVVDGIELNPIGFKILMEILIKGHYNKVVEVPFTFGLRKAGESKLSGKTMVKYLKHVYRLMHWEGELDRIIKFTLVGLSGVFVNEGFLWAFVNFLGWGKILANIPATELAILNNFTWNDLWTFKDLKRKPPWRRLLDYHIAALTGALVQWVLYAGLVSLDFNYLISNLIGIVVSFVVRFLFNRHVTWG, encoded by the coding sequence GTGAGGGTTTCCATAGTGATACCAACGTACAACGAGAGGGACAACCTTGAAGAGCTGTTTGAGAGGATAAGCAACGCTATGAAAGGTTATGACTATGAAATCATCGTTGTGGACGATGATTCTCCTGATAGAACATGGGAGTTTGCCCAAAAGCTCTCGGAGAGGTACCCCGTGAAGGCCATTAGGCGGATGGACGAGAAGGGTCTCTCCTCTGCTGTAATTAGGGGCTTCAAAGAGGCCTCTGGAGATGTTTTCGTTGTCATGGATGCTGACCTTCAGCACCCGCCCGAAAAGATCCCCGAGCTGGTAGAGGCGATAGAGAAGGGAGCAGACATAGCGATAGCCAGCCGTTACATCCCCGGCGGGGCAGTCAAGAACTGGTACTGGTACAGGAAGCTTATCTCCAAGGGTGCGATAATGATAGGTCGGCTCGCCCTCCCAAAGATAAGGGACGTGAAAGATCCTGTTAGCGGATTCTTCGCCATCAAAATGGGGGTCGTTGATGGAATCGAGCTTAATCCGATAGGCTTCAAGATACTCATGGAGATACTCATAAAGGGACACTACAACAAGGTCGTCGAGGTACCCTTCACCTTTGGTCTCAGGAAGGCCGGCGAGAGCAAGCTGAGCGGGAAGACGATGGTTAAGTACCTGAAGCACGTTTACCGTCTTATGCACTGGGAGGGTGAGCTGGACAGGATAATCAAGTTCACTCTGGTCGGTCTCTCGGGGGTTTTTGTCAATGAGGGATTTCTCTGGGCTTTCGTTAATTTCCTAGGCTGGGGTAAGATACTCGCCAACATCCCGGCGACCGAGCTGGCCATCCTCAACAACTTCACTTGGAACGACCTCTGGACCTTCAAGGACCTCAAGAGAAAGCCCCCCTGGAGGCGGCTCCTTGACTACCACATTGCCGCACTGACAGGGGCGCTGGTTCAGTGGGTTCTCTATGCTGGCTTGGTCTCCCTTGATTTCAACTACCTGATCTCGAACCTAATAGGAATAGTGGTTTCCTTTGTCGTCCGTTTCCTCTTCAATAGGCACGTTACATGGGGGTAA
- a CDS encoding ATPase domain-containing protein produces MYVGELLKSLDRVSSGVLGLDNLLGGGFIPGRIYLIVGPPGSGKTTIGVQFLVEGAKNDEKGLFISLYENPTIITQNMLRYNLGLLGYIQSKRIVFHDFGEALFSAGRKFTWDEVLEAILELIQREEGIKRVYIDSFNSLESSVIDPENKRMAMGRFMRKLHGIDVTVLFSSEMLSSENYTDEYYLSDGVIVLHHFMRNFQMVRALQVLKMHGVSHDSNLKRIRFTDEGLRVYQEAPF; encoded by the coding sequence GTGTACGTTGGGGAGCTGCTCAAGAGCCTTGACAGGGTTTCGAGTGGGGTTCTAGGTCTCGATAACCTCTTGGGTGGTGGCTTCATTCCAGGAAGGATATATCTCATCGTCGGTCCCCCTGGAAGCGGAAAGACAACTATAGGCGTCCAGTTCCTCGTTGAAGGCGCAAAAAACGACGAGAAAGGCCTCTTTATCTCCTTATATGAGAACCCCACGATTATCACCCAGAACATGCTCCGCTACAATCTAGGACTCCTTGGCTACATCCAGTCGAAGAGGATCGTTTTCCATGACTTCGGTGAGGCCCTATTTAGTGCAGGTCGGAAGTTCACCTGGGATGAGGTTCTTGAGGCAATACTCGAGCTTATACAGCGAGAAGAGGGTATTAAGAGGGTCTACATCGACTCATTCAACTCCCTCGAATCGTCGGTCATTGACCCCGAGAACAAGAGGATGGCGATGGGCAGGTTCATGCGCAAGCTCCATGGTATTGATGTCACCGTTCTTTTCTCCTCGGAGATGCTAAGCTCCGAGAATTACACCGACGAGTACTATCTGTCGGATGGTGTTATCGTCCTCCACCACTTCATGCGCAACTTCCAGATGGTTCGTGCCCTTCAGGTCCTTAAGATGCACGGCGTTTCCCACGACAGCAACCTCAAGAGGATACGATTCACAGACGAGGGCCTGAGGGTCTATCAGGAGGCACCCTTCTGA
- a CDS encoding DUF4910 domain-containing protein: MRRFLDSAKVLDSTRVLHYIGEISQFHRIQGSKDLVGAVRFIQEELSIWDLDPVLHKETYDGKTEYLTFKSPVAWDPVEGFVEVLGERLTTSLTPLVVMAHSQSGEAEGEVLHVTRESDWKDAGGKVVLVENDWRNAYRKANESGAIGFIAYRRDTGEHVPYIGLFLTEKDLEWAHLPAVAVPETLAERMIAKLSSGESVTARLGVDAELHERQTLPVLYAEVGKPPFILFTAHICHPKPGANDNASGSAMLMELARVLGNLHNDSDRFGFAFLWVPEYYGTAAFIERHADLRNYYAVTNLDMVAGSPDRSGSTIMLVRTPLSRFSVVSGVLEYYLALANGRGSDLAGNPTPAVPFRAYPYEMGSDHDLFNFFGVPSVMPITWPDRFYHSSGDTIDKVSLNVASIIGRAVLAASLALSRASSEELERFARGYTMKYLGELAMDTETEVAERLVMTGLARDASFLGFRLGHPFEAHPWVVWRKKGILTADFIRRRKESLAVDYERLTRERKVLTLLHELLMLGELLPKGESFKALSEEYGQVDEGRLERLITILEEAGVVSVLG, translated from the coding sequence ATGAGGAGATTTCTTGACAGTGCCAAAGTTTTGGATTCCACCAGGGTTCTACACTACATAGGTGAGATAAGCCAGTTCCACAGGATACAGGGTTCAAAGGATCTCGTTGGAGCCGTCCGTTTTATCCAGGAGGAGCTTAGCATCTGGGATCTTGACCCCGTTCTCCACAAGGAAACCTACGACGGAAAAACGGAGTACCTAACCTTCAAATCTCCGGTAGCTTGGGATCCGGTTGAGGGCTTCGTTGAGGTTCTTGGTGAGCGGCTCACTACATCACTCACCCCCCTCGTTGTGATGGCCCATTCCCAGTCCGGAGAGGCTGAGGGTGAAGTCCTCCACGTAACGCGGGAGTCCGACTGGAAAGACGCCGGGGGAAAAGTAGTTCTCGTTGAAAATGACTGGAGAAACGCCTACAGGAAAGCCAATGAAAGCGGTGCGATAGGTTTCATCGCCTACCGCCGCGACACTGGAGAACACGTTCCTTACATCGGACTTTTCCTGACCGAGAAAGACCTAGAGTGGGCACATTTACCAGCGGTGGCTGTCCCGGAGACTCTCGCGGAGAGGATGATCGCGAAACTCTCCTCCGGAGAGTCTGTTACGGCCAGACTCGGGGTAGATGCAGAGCTTCACGAGCGCCAGACCCTCCCGGTGCTGTACGCTGAGGTTGGAAAGCCTCCGTTCATCCTCTTCACGGCTCACATCTGCCACCCCAAGCCTGGAGCCAACGACAATGCCTCCGGAAGCGCAATGCTCATGGAGCTTGCACGCGTCCTGGGAAACCTCCACAACGATTCTGACCGCTTCGGCTTTGCGTTCCTGTGGGTTCCTGAGTACTATGGAACTGCGGCCTTCATCGAGAGGCATGCTGACCTCAGAAATTACTACGCGGTGACAAACCTCGACATGGTGGCCGGCAGTCCAGACCGGAGTGGCTCAACAATAATGCTAGTTAGAACGCCCCTTTCAAGATTCTCAGTCGTTTCCGGCGTCCTTGAGTATTACCTTGCCCTCGCGAACGGGCGGGGGAGTGACCTGGCCGGAAACCCCACGCCTGCGGTTCCCTTCAGGGCCTACCCCTATGAGATGGGGAGCGACCACGACCTCTTCAATTTCTTCGGGGTTCCTTCGGTAATGCCCATCACCTGGCCGGACAGGTTCTACCACTCGAGCGGCGACACCATTGACAAAGTCAGTCTAAATGTTGCCTCCATCATCGGCAGGGCTGTTCTTGCGGCTTCACTCGCTCTCTCCCGTGCCAGTTCTGAGGAGCTGGAGCGCTTTGCAAGGGGCTACACGATGAAGTACCTCGGTGAACTTGCTATGGATACAGAAACTGAAGTGGCCGAGAGGCTCGTCATGACCGGTTTGGCCCGTGACGCTTCCTTCCTCGGCTTTAGGTTGGGGCATCCCTTTGAGGCTCATCCCTGGGTGGTATGGAGGAAGAAGGGGATCTTAACGGCTGACTTCATTAGAAGGAGAAAAGAAAGCCTCGCTGTGGACTACGAGCGCCTCACGCGCGAGAGAAAGGTTCTCACCCTGCTCCACGAGCTTCTCATGCTTGGAGAACTGCTTCCAAAGGGAGAATCCTTCAAGGCACTTTCTGAGGAGTACGGTCAGGTCGATGAGGGAAGGTTGGAGAGGTTAATTACCATTCTAGAAGAGGCTGGAGTCGTCTCAGTTCTTGGTTGA
- a CDS encoding transcriptional regulator codes for MTDVYERLEALLRSLGVKKTELMIYRLLLEKKEPMRITEIQRELGISERSVREHVIRMYRSGILRRDLIEQGWLGYTYTAVSPGEVLENIKRSLIKRINELERELGADSTKN; via the coding sequence ATGACCGACGTATATGAGAGACTTGAGGCATTACTGCGCTCACTGGGAGTCAAGAAGACAGAGCTGATGATATACCGCCTTCTTCTTGAAAAGAAGGAGCCTATGCGCATAACCGAGATTCAGAGGGAGCTCGGGATAAGCGAGCGTTCGGTCAGGGAACACGTCATCAGAATGTACAGGAGCGGCATACTTAGGAGGGATCTAATTGAGCAGGGGTGGTTAGGCTACACATACACCGCGGTCTCTCCCGGGGAAGTGCTCGAGAACATAAAACGGAGTCTAATAAAAAGGATAAATGAGCTGGAGAGGGAACTTGGAGCTGACTCAACCAAGAACTGA